The sequence TCGCGAGCGTCAGCGGGTCACGCCGCACCTGACGCAGCTCCTTGTCCGCGATCGCGAGGAGGCGGCTCATGCGGCGGCCTCACTCGCGCGCTCGTCGGCGCGCTGGTCGTCGTGCACCAAGGCCACGAACGCGTCTTCCACCGTGGCGCGCTGCTCGCCGTGGTCGGTGTACACGAACCCCAGCGGGTCCAGCACCGTGGTCACCACCTCGCGCGGGTCGCGGTCGCGCACGGCCACGCGCAGCCGCGTCCCGAAGGGCGCCACCTCCTCCACGCGGGGGTCTTCGCGCAGCGCGTCGGCCGCGCGACGAGCGTGCGTGGGCACGTCCAGCTCGAGGATGCGCAGCTTGCGACGCGCCACGACTTCGAGCGGCGTGCCGGCCTCGAGCACCGTGCCGCGAAAGATGAAGGAGAGCCGGTGACAGCGCTCGGCTTCGTCCATGTAGTGCGTGGTCACCACCACGGTGGTGCCCTCGTCCGCGATGGTGTGGATCTGATCCCAGAACGAGCGCCGGCTGAGCGGGTCCACGCCGGCGGTGGGCTCGTCCAGGAAGAGGAGCGGCGGCTCGTGGATGGTGGAGCAAGCCAGCGCCAGGCGTTGTTTCCAGCCCCCGGAGAGCGTGCCGGCCAGCTGGCGCTGTCGGTCCCCGAGACCGATGCGCTCGATCACGCCGGCCACCCGGGTGCCCCGCGAGCGCCATGGCACGCCGTAGATGCCCGCGTAGAAGCGCAGGTTCTCGAGCACGGTGAGGTCTTCATACAGGCTGAAGCGCTGCGTCATGTAGCCGATGCGCGCCTTGACCTCTTCGGGGTACTTCGCCACGTCGAAGCCCACCACGGTGGCGCTGCCCGAGCTGGGGTCCAGCAGGCCGCACAGCATGCGCAGGGTGGTGGACTTGCCCGCCCCATTGGCCCCGAGGACGCCGTAGATCTCGCCACGCTGCACGGAGAGGGACACGTCGCGCACGGCCACGAAGTCGCCAAAGCGCCGCGACAGGTGACGCGCGTCGATGACGGGCTCTGCTGCGTCGGGCTCCACCGATGCATCGGGGGTGGTCATGGGCGCGCCTCGCCACGCCAGCGCACGAACGCCGGCACACCGGCGCGAAGCTGGTGCTCGGGGTCCTGGACACGAACGCGCACGCGTACCACCAGGTTGGGCCGCTCCCGCTCGCTGAAGAGAAACCGCGGCGTGAACTCCGTGCGCTGTCCAATGCGCTCGACCGAGCCCTCGAGCGGCTGCGAGAGCGAGTCCACGCGCACCTCCGCCGTTCTCCCCAGCTGCACTTCCCCCATGCGCGCTTGCGGCACGAACACGTCCACGTACGGCCGGTCCAGCTCGGCCAGCTCCACCACGGGGGTGCCCGCGCCAACCACTTCACCAGGCTCGAGCAGGCGGTCCACCACCGTGCCCGCTACCGGCGCCGAGAGCTGGGTGTGAGCGACCCGTACCTGCGCGGCAAGCAGCGCTGCTTCGGATGCCGCCACGCGCGCCTCGGCCGCCAGCAGCTCTTCGTCCCGCGCGCCACTCCGCTGCGCTCGGCTGGCCTGCTCCAGTGTCCGAACGCGCGCGTCTGCGGCCGCCCAGCTGGCCTCCAGCGCTTCGGCGTCGGCCTCGGGCGCAGCGCCCCGCGTGGCCAGGGAGCGGATGCGGTCCCGCTGGCGCTCCACCACGCGCAGCTGCTCGCGCGCTCCGCGCAGCTCGGCCGCGGTCGCTCGCCGGTCCTCCGTGCGCACCCCCGAGCGGAGCAGGGCGAGTTGCGCGCTGACAGCGTCCAGATCCGCCCGACGTGCGGCCACCTCGGCCGCTGCCAGCGCTGGGTCCAGCGAGGCCAGCGGCGCCCCCTGAGCCACCTCGTCGCCTACCTGCGCCGAGACACCGGTCAGGCGTCCAGGGAGCTCGAACCCCAGGCGCCGTGACTCGTGCTCCACCACACCCTGCAGCGGCTCGTCCGCCGGCGCTGCCGGATCGAGGGCGTTGCAAGCGCCGAGCGCTAGCGCGCCCATCGCCATGAGCCGCCAAGATGTCTTCATGACTTCACCTCCGGCTCGGTGACCAGCGTGGCCAGCGTCCTGGCCAGCTGCGCGCGGAACGCATCGTCGAACCGCACACCCAGCGTGGCTTCCATGACGGGGCGCGCCAGCACGGGAAACACCACGGACGAGAACAAGATGATGAACAGCGCCTCGTGCGAGAGGTCGTTGCGCAGCCGTGGACCGGCCAGCTGCCCCGAGGCCAGGAGCGCGCGCAACATGGCCATGTTGATGGGCGCGTTGGCCACAGCGAAGCCGCTGCGCTGCTTGGGAGCTCCCCACATCGACCGCAGCAACAGCACGGGCATCCACGGGCGCGCGTGGGCGGTGTCGAGCAGCTGCCGGAACAGCGACTCGATGGTACGCGGCGTGCCCGGGTCGGGGGGCGCTGCGGCCAGCGCGGCGCGGATGTCGGTCATGCCGGCCTGCATGAGCGCCTGCCACAGTCCCTCCTTGCCCTCGAAGTAGTAGGTGACCATCGCCGGCGTCACCCCCGCGCGGTCGGCCACCTCACGCATGGAGATCTCGACGAGACCGCGCTCGGTCACCAGCTCGGCCGCCGCGCGCAAGAGGATGGGGCCGACCTCGACGTCGCTGGGCCGGGGACCGCGCTTGGGAGCTGCTGGGGTGCGTGTTCGCGCCATGGACCCATATTTATTTAAACGTGTGAATAAATCAAGGGAGCGGCACGAAATAGGTGGACTCGCCGCTTGTGGCGCGCGCCGAGGTGTGCGAAAGGACTCCCGTCGGAGCGGCTCGGGTGCTCGCCGGCGTGGCCAGCGTGTTCTGCACGAGGGTCCCGCGGGAGGAAAGTCCGAGCTCCGCAGGGCAGGATGCCGGGTAACGCCCGGTGAGGGTGACCCCGAGGAAAGTGCCACAGAGAGAAGACCGCCACGACGCCTTCGGGCCTCGGGGTAAGGGTGAAAGGGTGCGGTAAGAGCGCACCGGGCCGGCGGTAACGTCGGTCGCGAGGTAAACCCCATTCGGAGCAAGACCAAATAGGGAAGCGACTGAGGGCGGCCCGCCTGATGCTTCCGGGTAGAGTCGCTCGAGGCGTGCGGTGACGCACGTCCTAGACGAATGACCACCGCCCACGCGCCGGCGACGGACGTGGGAACAAAACTCGGCTTATGAGCTCTCCGACCGGCACCCCCACCTCGTGTGGGGGTGTTGCTTTAAGCCCCGCGAGCCAGGCTCAGTCGTTGGGTGCGCCGGCTTCGATCCAGGCGCGGATGTCGTCCAGCTTGTCCATGTCGAGCGCGCCGCCGCCCGCGATGGGGTTCACCGGCATGCGCTCGCCCTCGATGGAGGGGTCGCCGATGAGCTTCAGCCACAGGTAGCTGTTGGCCAGGTTGCCCGGATCGATGAGTGGCCGTCCCATGGGGTCCTGCGCCGAGACCTGCATCAGGCGCTCGTACAGGCCGCTGCCCTGCAGGATGAGGTCTTCCTCGGGGTCCAGGGGTTCGTGGCAGCCCGAGCAGTTGGCCTCCAGCAGCGGGCGGATGCGGGTGGCGAAGCCCGTGCCCGAGCCCTCCACCGCGAGGCCGTCCAACAGCGCCGGGTTCTGGGCATAGGAGCAGCCGTTGTAGTCGATGGGGTCGAACAGGTTGGTCGTGCTCACTGCGGGGTCGAGGCCCTCCACGAAGCAGAACAAGGCCAGCATCTCGGCCACGGAGAACGGCTCGTTCGCCAGCGGCATGCGCGTGCCGGGGACAGGCGTGCCTTCCATGTGGCCACGAAGCCGCCCGATGATGTAGCTGGTCTCCGGGTCGCCGGCGGTGATGAGCGAGATGGGACCGCTGCGCACGCCCATCACGTTGGGCCGCGCGCCGTACGTCCCGTTGCGGTTGAGGTCACCCTGCTCGATGCCCGACGCCATGAAGCTCTGCACCGCATTGGCCAGGTAGCCCGGTACCTCGGCCACCACGTGGCGGCCCTCGTCGAAGATGCGGAAGCGCTGCTCGTAGCGGAAGTAGGTGAGGTCCTCGATGGTGTTGCCGGCCTGCACGAACGTGCGCACGAAGCGGCCCACCGTGTAGCGGCCGTCGTACTCGGTGCTCACCGGGTCGGTGAAGTGCATGTGCAGGCCGGGCATGTCGGGACCCACCACGATCTCACCTTCGCTGGGCGGGGCGATGTACTCCACCCAGCCGATCTCCACTTCTTGGTCGTTGTCGAAGGTGAAGCGGTCGCCAGTGCGCTCGCAGCGGTCGAAGACGCCCTCGGGGGTGCCCGACTGCACGTTGCACGGCGCGCCGATGGTGGACGCGAAGTTCGCCGGCGTGTGCAGGTCCGGGTACTCCTTCTCGTTGTGGCAGACGCCGTTGATGGGCCCACAGCTGCGGATGACCACCTCGGCCTGCAGCTCGATGCCGGTGGGCAGGTTGGTCTGTGCCTCCAGCACGGCGGCC comes from Sandaracinaceae bacterium and encodes:
- a CDS encoding ABC transporter ATP-binding protein, which translates into the protein MTTPDASVEPDAAEPVIDARHLSRRFGDFVAVRDVSLSVQRGEIYGVLGANGAGKSTTLRMLCGLLDPSSGSATVVGFDVAKYPEEVKARIGYMTQRFSLYEDLTVLENLRFYAGIYGVPWRSRGTRVAGVIERIGLGDRQRQLAGTLSGGWKQRLALACSTIHEPPLLFLDEPTAGVDPLSRRSFWDQIHTIADEGTTVVVTTHYMDEAERCHRLSFIFRGTVLEAGTPLEVVARRKLRILELDVPTHARRAADALREDPRVEEVAPFGTRLRVAVRDRDPREVVTTVLDPLGFVYTDHGEQRATVEDAFVALVHDDQRADERASEAAA
- a CDS encoding helix-turn-helix transcriptional regulator, producing the protein MARTRTPAAPKRGPRPSDVEVGPILLRAAAELVTERGLVEISMREVADRAGVTPAMVTYYFEGKEGLWQALMQAGMTDIRAALAAAPPDPGTPRTIESLFRQLLDTAHARPWMPVLLLRSMWGAPKQRSGFAVANAPINMAMLRALLASGQLAGPRLRNDLSHEALFIILFSSVVFPVLARPVMEATLGVRFDDAFRAQLARTLATLVTEPEVKS
- a CDS encoding HlyD family efflux transporter periplasmic adaptor subunit; the encoded protein is MKTSWRLMAMGALALGACNALDPAAPADEPLQGVVEHESRRLGFELPGRLTGVSAQVGDEVAQGAPLASLDPALAAAEVAARRADLDAVSAQLALLRSGVRTEDRRATAAELRGAREQLRVVERQRDRIRSLATRGAAPEADAEALEASWAAADARVRTLEQASRAQRSGARDEELLAAEARVAASEAALLAAQVRVAHTQLSAPVAGTVVDRLLEPGEVVGAGTPVVELAELDRPYVDVFVPQARMGEVQLGRTAEVRVDSLSQPLEGSVERIGQRTEFTPRFLFSERERPNLVVRVRVRVQDPEHQLRAGVPAFVRWRGEARP